Part of the Salminus brasiliensis chromosome 2, fSalBra1.hap2, whole genome shotgun sequence genome, TTCAAAACTATTCATCTTGGCTGTAAAAATGTTGTTGTCTTTAAAAACATTATAGGCCAGTTTCCTGGATgaggattaagcctagtcctggactacgcAGCATTCTGAATGAAGCTAAAAACTACATTCATCaggtttatcattaatattgtgtaggtccccctcacGCCACCAAAACAGCTATGATCCACGCCCCTGACCCTCTctccagttcaccagttgtccctttctggaccacttttggttggtactgaccactgcataccagaacaaGGATCTGCCTGATATTTTGCCTATATCCTACCCCTTGACAGGCGCTAGGGtaagtaatgtaatgtaagtaacacttcacttttaatgttgtggcaGATGTTAATTCCTGTACGGGAAACCAaccattaataaacaaataaatacagtcAATAGTCAAAAAGAGTTGTTTTCACTAAAAAGGATATTCATGCTAGTtagactatatggacagaagtattgggacacctgctcattcattcttcaaaatatcaaaaatgaaaaaaaaacaagttagtcctgcttttggtggagtaacacTTCTGTCTCTTCAGTCCAGGGCAGGATTTCTACTCGATTTTGGAGtactgctgtggggatttgattgaaatgacaagagcattattgaggtcaggatgttgttgAGACCCTCATCACCAACTcaccaaatcatcccaaaaatattgcgtggagcaccatccatcattccagaggacacagttccactgctccacagctcaatgctgggggagggGGCTTTAGACCATTCTAGCCcacagctggcattaggcatagtgccaataggtttgtgtttatctgctccagagagtcctattggcaatacttctctacagggactagacaaccggcgtgtgtgcatttgcacatctgtgtcagcagtgggtgcaacttaaagtagcttaaaacagtcattagaagggatgtccacaaacattcctGAATTCTCTGTAGAGTCGAGAAGAATGCAGTTCTGTCATTAAGTTAGTCATTAAAACTACTTGCTTTAAAAAAGGTCCAGGTCAAGCCTTTCccaataaatatgtaaataaataaataaataaatgcatttatttcagAAGCAGGGCTGTGgatgtacagtatataatatatcataaGCAAACATTAGGGATTTACCTCATGCAGGTTCATGCAGTACCACTGATGTAAAGAGGGGAGGAGGGGTAGTGGAATGAAAAGATGAAAGATGACTCAATTAGAGCAGAAAAGATGAAGCCACCCTCTTCCGCTCATTTAAGAGACAACATACCTCCCTTAGGCAAACAGGCACGCTTCTCAGAAAAGCGTGTGTCCCACTTTAATTCACAGTGTTAACGCTCACACCAGCGCAATCCACACTGTGATATTACCAGAGTGAGAGGTTTAATAAGGAGTGCTTGTTCAGTACTACAGAGCATTACACCAGCTGTGAGTAAATAAACCCCCCCTACAGAATGGTAAGAAGAACTGTTCAGATCTGACCTTGCATCTCTTCTTTTAGCTTCTATAGGTGTTACACGCACTCGTCCTCAGCTGCCAGGCCTCAATAACACTAATGAATCTCTAATGAACACAGAAGCACAGagacctgaacacacacacacatgtacacacattaAAGACAATGGAAAAAACAATATATCCTCTACCATTTCTAAAGAGCCTTCAAAAAAGAACTATATCCATGATTTGAAAATGACCTTTATTAATGAAATGGGTGGGATGGAATTAGGCTGGCAAATATTTCACACCAATACCAGCAGTTTTTTCATTTCAGTCATGTTACAAATGTTGgtgaatgcagtgttaggagtcttgtccaaggactcttactggtgtagtgtggtgtgtttgCTTAACCAGGGAATCGAACGCCAGTCTGGCACagggaaggcagtgttgttagCCACTACTTACACCAacctacacttacacttacaccttgtttattttaattacacTGAAGATTAGATTTGCTGCACCGAATCTCACCACATTCTTTCAAAGCGTGTGCATTTGAGGCTAATATTAAACAGGAGAAGGGTACAGAAGGGTACTCGTCagcttatattctctctctaaAAACTGCTTGTCTCACTTGTCACcacattttacatttctgttAATTCCACATGTTGATAGGTGATTTACACAAATTATAATGCCAaaaatatatcataatatagTATGATAATATTATAGTATAATATTTGCAAAGAAGTGGTTGGCTGGTTTCATGTGAGTTAAAGGAAAcacatgctagtcttcaccctcccagtgctggCAGCATTGTGTCATACTTCTGTAAAATCCTGCAATGTCTCTCCATGTAtatagtccacatgcttctctcactTTTAGTGACAGTTCtgaatctctcagcttgtccagaaatgcatgcgagtattttctttctttaggggtggctcaaagcgtgaACCTCACTTtacgactgtagggggagcccaggagcaagaaatgccaattcttgcataaaaCAGCATTAAATGACACAAATATTCCACAAACCATTTAAACCCTATGAAGGTATGCAGTATTGTTTTCAAAGTATATTCAAGCTCTGTTCAAATCTGCTGGTGTAATAAGGCTAAGCTGTGTGCAGCTGAACACTCGCTGTTAGAACTCCAAGCAAGAGCAAATCAGTCGTACAAGTCTGAGGCCTGAGCAAGGCCAGGTTTCAAATGTCGTTTGCCCTGGCCAAGCCTGTGTCACCAGAGTGCTCTGTACTGCCACACACCACAGCTGCTGCATATGAACTCTGATATTGAATGTACACCTCGCCGATCAAATTATAGCAgccatttaatttattaatctaCCATCCATCTACGAAATCTGTCTGAGTCTTTCAGGGGGCAAAACAAAAGAGGGGTCTCCCTTACacgctcactcacacacccagagtCTTTAATACGTAAAAGAGGAGGATCTAATGCACTAATGTCAACAGATCGAGATTACAAACTGGTGGACCCAGCCCCACTAGGGACCACCTCATTAATAAAGCAAAGGACAGAGGTAAAAACACGGtgttaaaaatatatgttttaatatttataattataatcataTTCTCTGCTCAATGGGCCTCACTCATCAATTTCTCACCAATTGTTTAGAAAGTCAGAGACATATTGTGTTTAGAAGCTGCTGcactgttcacagctctgctcttacaaTGATGTATCCTCTGAAAAGTGTGTAAGTAGGTTTTAAGAAGAACTGATTCTCAATCAAATGATCCAATTATaaccctttttattttttgatctACCCTCCTACAAATCCACCTCTGTGGAGTCCCCATGGGGAGGCGCTTTATTATCCTGAAACCTCGGTTTACAACCTGGGCCTTGCTTCTCTAAACTATTCATGGAGAAATGGCTCCCTCTAGTGATAAGTTAAGTGGTCCACACCAACCCCAATCACTTGCATCACTTAGCTTCAACAAAAGacaattttatttcattaaaaatgtattttctggaGAAAACCATAAGGCTCAcaagtgtgtgtttgacagAAATATGACAGTTCAGGCAAAGGACAAGACGTAAGGCAATGGTTTAACTGGTAACTCAACATACAGAGGACTGAAGATAAATCGAGCAGGTATTTAGGATGAACATGGAGTGTGCAAAGCTGGTACAGTCCAGGAATACTATTCACTTGGGTTCTGAATGACGATCAGTAGATATTCTTTAtctggaaataaaaaaataaaaatgataaagaaaACTGCTATTAGACTTAATGCCATTCTTCTCTGTGTCAAAGATATAAGGAAGACAAGGCTTATTACATCCGACATGCAGACTGACTTACCTGGTGCAACCATGATCTCATGCTTTTTGGATCTGATGCGTAGGAATGTCAGGTCATTCTGAGGGTCTATGTCCCTGACTGTGCTCCTGGCTTTCATAGTAAGCTGATGCAGCAGTCCGGCGTACTGTACAGTGGTGGAATTGTCCAGAGTTGTTCTGATAGGAATACCTGGAAGGTCCAAAGAAAAGGTTTTATGTTTAAAGCCACATTTTCTGAGTGCAAGACTCAGAGCCAATTTACTCAGCAATGCCTTCCAGTTCAAACTGCCCATGTAACATTTTTCAAAGCTGAAAAatatttgtagacacctgctcacctaacttctcttctgaaatcaagggtattattaaTGAACATTCTGAGGCTCTGAGGATCTTATTGCAATTTAAGAGTCATTAGTCTTACACCTAACCATGTCAAAGGTATTGCATAGAGCTCAGTGTTTGACACTGAGTATGATTGGCTCACAATTATACAGGCTGCATGGGCACAACACGACATCAAGGGGTGATCGGAGACGCCCCAGATTCCAGCTTTGCTGCAGGTAAGTTAGCTAATGTACTTCAGTGCTGTGCACTTTGGCAGTAGCTTAGGCATGATGAAAAATACACAGGTGTTTACCTTCAGCATTTACAACTATTGTCCCTATGACCCCTTTGTGGGCTTGAATTCTCTTCAGTGTGTTTTCGACTTCAGCCTGAAATACATTATGAGAGGAAAATAAGGTTGACAGTTTGGGAGAGGGGAATCAACATGACTATACGGACCACCAAAACActtaatgctagctagctaaatagaGAAAAGCAGGACAggaaggtagctagctagtaaGTAAGTAAGGTTAGTTGTAGTTAGCTGGGTTATAATTTTAGACGTATTACAGCTAATTAACAATTCAGACTGCAAAACGAAATGTATGAGGGAAAGTTAAACTATATAGACAGCTGTTTAGGGGAAAAACGTCTAACTTTACTTCACCATAGCTCCTCAGTGCTGCTTCCTTCTGCTGCGTCTCTCTGCTTTGCTTTCCGTTGCTATGTGGAGACGGAAGTATGAAGCCAGCAGAAAccgctagtgctagctagctagatctCTTATTACATTTCAAAACTGCTGAAAAGTCTCCTTTTAAACATATAAATGTAGTATTAATAATTttctaatatttttaaatatttttttatgtataaataattttacataCAATCCAGACaatgtattttaattaattatattggtAATTACAATTCCTATTAACCGTCGTAATGACTTTTATTCTGTAATACAAACTGCTGCTGGTTTCTCTAGCTAGTGGCGACTGAAAATTAAGCGCTCTAGATATATTCTGTTTCTCTTTTAAGTCAACAATTAATACGTTagctatattttattttatttaacaacaaGCCAATGAGTTGGTTTGGCTTTGGTTTTAATGGCTTTGGACAAATAGTTTCCAGACGGGAGGGTGAAAACGATGGGGACAACTCTAAAGTGTTAAACCCAGCTGTGGTGGTCAGTTTGTGCTCTTGTGAAAGCAAAGCACGCCTGAGCCCAAAAATCAAGAGGACAGGATCAGCAGAGCGCAGTAGCAGAATTGCTGCAACTTGGAGCCGAAGAGCTGCGATCCACACACATGGTGCGAGTGCAGCTTAGAGATTCTCCAATCATTCTCTGGGGTCTCTTTTTGTAAATCGCTCATTCTTTAAATACATTGCAGGTGACCGACATGTCTGCATATCAGGGTTCACTAATGACTCAGGGAAGGATGAAGAGTGCAGAGGACTGCAAGGGTGTGAGGATGCTGTGATTAGTGAGAGATATCTAATCCTCAGTTTTGCTGACAGAGTGGAGTGCTGGAGCTTAACGCCAACTGGAAAAGCACTGGCTTGGAGCAGGGTGTGGGATACCCCTAAAAAAACTGGTAATGTACATGCTTTACTAAATGACTCAGTAAAAACTATATTTCATTAGTTTTAGTGCAAGTGTTAATAATATTTGACTAAAGCACAATATAGTGGTTGGTGCAGTGTAGGTGGTAGCAATAACAACACCTTCCCCAGgacagactagggttcgattccccaactacaccaataagagttccaACGCTACATTCACCTGCCTGTCTAACATGATTTAGATTAGTACTGCGTCAGAAGATGGCAAATCACTCATGTATTTTTCACCTCTGATCTCATGAAGGGGCCGCTGTAACATTGCCACTGGTGCCAGGAGGATACATAGCACCCAAACCTCCATTTTACCGACCCCTCTCTGCTGAGCTGTGTGCTGTTAGCCTGGCACTGGGCACTGAACATGCTGTTCTCTTGACAGCCTCTGGCACTGTCTACACCTGGGGATCTGGCAGGTGAGAGCCCAAGTCCTCAAGAGAATGATATAATATCAGTGATATTTGTGTGTTCTGAAATTACTGACTGATTAATGAACAGTCTCACTGTCTGATGTATAAGGATTACTGTACTGTATCGCCAACTGGGCACTGGGTCACCAACCTGCTATACACAGATAAATGGTGGACCTGTTTATAGTTTAAGTTAGCCTATTCATTGAGCCTTCTTTACTTCATAACAgtgtttgttgtgtgttgttttgcAGCCATGGTCAGCTCGGTCAAGGCAGTGTGGTTTCAGAGGACGAGCCTCGAGCAGTAGAAGCTCTGTGGGGTGTTCCTATGAAACATGTGAGTGCGGGGGGCTGGCATTCGACATGCATCAGCGGTGAGAATACGACAATCCTCCTAACACTTTAGATCAAATTCAACCTTGAGCTGTCCCTTACTTTGAACTGCCCATCTGTAATTTCTACATTAAGCCTAATTCACTATTTATCAGAAAAAGAATTCAGCAATGACTAGCACCCCCTTGATAAACTTGAAAACTTCATAATAGAATAAGCCACAGTGATTGAagattgtctttttatttttaatttgtcaaattttttaaattaagccacctgttcgtagctcttgtagcactagcaatgctcacGTCCCCTCTGATACATGTACATTTTTGGGGGGGTTGGTTGAGTCTGATGATGGTCATGGTTCTGAAGTGGTTGACTACTTGACTTGGTTTCCTTTTTGTAAATCCCTTGTTCactttagaacttggaactaaCCAGCAAAATTGCATATCAGGGGTTTTCAATGatgcaaaaaaagacaaattagGTTGAATGTTGTAATTAAAACAACAAATTCATATGCACAGGATTGTGACAGAAAAAGTGAAAATTTCCCTTGTTTTTGAGATTTGTAGCAGATAAGCAtatgaatgaaaatgtaatTGTTCAGTTTCAATAATACATtagtactttttatttttagaactttactctttttttctaaaacatttgaatatattcctttttattattttttggtgATAAGTAACCACCTGTTTGGTGATAACTCAAAATTGCCAGTTAGCCTAACAGAAACTAATATGACTATTCAAACCACTACAGAATTAATAATAGTGTCTGAATTGTAAAGAAGGTCTGTTTCGCCACAACATCTCAGTCCGTTATCTTGTAGCctattggacagcagtgatttgAATGTAAATTCAGGTGTTATATAAGATAATCATGACCTCAGCGCAAGAGAGATATCTCCTTCCACAGTGTAGTATCTGAAGTATCCAGGTGCCAGCCAGTTACATGGATTGACAGATTTGTGTGTTTGATATGATGTGTTAATGTGCCCAGCTGGTGGAGACCTCTATGTGTGGGGCTGGAATGAGAGTGGCCAGATAGGCCTGCCATCAAAAGGTCTTAAGGACGAGAGTCGGAGCGGACAAAGCACTGGTGAGTCAGATGCGAACACTTTCTCTCGTGTTTGCATCCTTCTGTTTTTAATACTTGTTTCTCATTAGGGCAAGATGCACTGGAACTGACTATGAGTAAAGAAGATGATAATGTGTTCATCTCAATTCAAGCCTTCCCTGCCCTTGTGGACGTTCCAGAAATGTCTGAAATCAGCAAGGTGAGCTGCGGATCCCGCCATACAGCCGCTATCACAAGTAAGATTCTTCAGTGTGTTCctttaattgtaataattggttcattaaaaatgcagaatggaggaaggaggggggttgtttttttatttttattttaatcttaattgtatttaattatCTAACTTCTTTATAGGCACTGGAAATCTCTACACATGGGGATGgggtaaaaaaacaactttactTTCTATTTGTTTAGTaacacatttatacacaaaaCTATTagttaacaccacctccttgatTCTACACTCATGGTCCATTATATCTGCTCCACTGATCATAGGGGAAGatataattacagactgcagtTCCACCTGTTTCTCTGCTTACATGACCCCACATGACCACCACAgggcaggtattatttgggtggtgggtcattctcagtacggcagtgacactgacatggtggtgatgtgttagtgtatattgtgctggtacgagtggagaagacacagcagtgctgctagtggttttaaatgctgtgtccattcactgtccactctattagacagtAGGAGAGGCTtgtctgttgctgcacagtatgtgttggtcatcctctagtccaaACTATCACAGGATACTGCtgactggatatttctggttggtggactattctcagtccagcagtgatgctgaggtctgATCCACttgcaccagcacaacacactccAACACGCCACCACTAtgacagtgtcactgctgtgctgagagtgATCCACCACCctaataatacctgctctgtggtcgTCCTgtagggtcctgaccattgacaAACATGGTGAGAGAAGACTAAcacagtatgcagagaaacaaatgGACTACAGTCcttaattatagaactacagagtgctcctgtatggtcagtggagctgatcaaaTGGACAAGGAGGTAAGGAGGTGGTATTATTGTTGATCAGTGTATATTCTAATACTTCGCATTTTTATCTCAAACAGGTAACTATGGCCAGTTGGGTCATGGTTCAAAATGCAGTTCAGATGAGCCTAAAATTGTGGAGTACTTCTCAAATAATGGAATGTTTGTGGAAGATGTTGTTTGTGGGCTGTGGAACACATTTGTATGGGCTGGTCCAAAGGATTGTTCCCCCTCATAACCCTGAGGTTCAGGACTCCGACTCCTACTGAGAACCCTCACTTGGGAAGGACAGTCATCAACACAGAAATAATAAATTCAGGGAAACAACATGCgtttattaaatatacaaatatctcTGAAAATACAAGTTGGAGAGAAAAATGGCAGAACAGGAAATATGTAcagatatatttttttaaattaaaaaggcATAGAAATACTGATACAGAGGATGCAGTTAACACCTTACATTAGTACTGTTAGGAAAAGAGAAAGGTACATGCCCTGGTGAGTATGCATTGGACCTGAAAATGTCTCCAATGTGTTGGATGCTTCACAGCACAATCTTGAATGAACTGTAAAAGACAACATGATTAGTCACCAAACACCACTTGTGCTACAAACAGGAAGGAGTTTAATGGTGTTTAATTATAACATCTCTTACCTGACAAAGTCGGGAGACCTGGAAATGACATGCTGAAACTCAGAGAGGTTTACTGTTCCATCTTTGTCAATGTCAGACTCCTCAAGAATCTGCAGAATCACAAAATAAGATATGCAtatactgtttttttctttttattatttaatttaattacatttgtaGGATGTTTTTGTGAGTCCAATATACTCACGTTGTTTATAAGTTGCTTCATTTCCTCAGATGTGAGTCTTGTGTCCTCAGTCTCTCCAGTCAAGCAGTTCACCAGCTTCTCAAGATCTCCAGAATCAAGGGTGCCATCATCATCAAAGTCTGatacaattaaatattaaataaaataacagtcAACTTTTAACAGGGTTAGCCTGTTGGAATTGGCAGTGGAAATAATCACATTTCTACCCACTAAACATTGTAGCAGCGTGGCACCTTTTAAGTTACATTCAACTAAATATCAAAGTTCTCTTGAATTCTCGCTAACCCTGAACCTGGTTTTATCTTTagcttcagaatcagaatctctttatttcaccaagtatgttgcacatacaaggaatttgtctagGTGAGAGCAAcatgtatgacaagtaacaaaaacacagaacacagattatttacggtattaaactaaaggaaaattacactaaacaaataggataggggataaattaaaaaagtaaagtaaaaagtactaagggtaacaagagctgaagaagctgagagatgtgaaacagatttagttgaaaaatattatatgtagaaagttacagatgacctgaatatttacagaaagagagagaacatctgtacaggtgtgcaaatagtcagagtgcaaatagctgttcagtccggtttggtacagttgcTCGTCACCGTGGCTGCCATCCTCCGTGCCATCTTGGAAATCAGCTTTAATCTAGCTTTAATTAGCTTTAATCAGCTTTAATCTAAACCCAACCCTTATCCtgaacctaaccctagcccttGTCTAGGTTAAAGTTACCAAGCCAAACAAAGTGAGACCAAAAGCAGTAAGATATGttttaaaatgatcatttgCTTTGGGCTCCTTACCAAAGATTCTGAAAGCATAGTGAGACTTGATTTCAAGTGTTGCCGAATCACTGAAGGCACTCAGGAGATCCAAGAAATCTTCGAAGGACAAGCTCCCATCCTTTTGGTCAGAGGTCGAGAAAACATTGCAGATCCTTTTTCGAAAGGGATTGGACTGGAGTAAAGGCAAAGAATTAAGAGATAGAATTACTAACAGAAACCTATTACAGCTATTTTTCATATCAATAAGAGGAAGTATTTTAAACTTGAAACCATGAAGACAGAGAGCTAAGGGTGTAGAATTACAACCACAGATATTAGGCATGTGTTTGCATGTAAATGAGAGAAAGTGTTTTAAAATTTGGATTATAGGTTTTACAACTTTGGTTTTACACTTCGTTTTGGTGCTGCTTTCGGTACACATGATCCTACAAATCTGCAAATTAATAAAGCCTTCATGATGGGTTAGAGCAGTGGTCCCCGACCCTGATCACAGTTTTCTGTTTCCCCTGCTTTGCCTACTGATCTAAGGCAGTTGTCTCCAACCCTCCTCCTGGAAAACTACCTTCCTGCAAGTTTCAAGCCAAATCTAATACAACCTTATCTGATtaagggcagtggtggtttAACGATTAGCGCACCGGGCTATTCAATACCTgtgctcggcaagctgccactcttGGGCCCCtaagcaagacccttcaccttctctgctccccaggctcCACAGCAAAGGCAACCCACTGCCcggggcacatgtgctcactggcACTGCGTGTTTGATCACTGCATAGACAGGTTAGAGGcaaaggccaaattccatctgtgtccaaaacaaatggtgaatatgcttGTCTTGTCTAGGTGAATCAGGTAGGGTGGAATAGTGTTGGATCCAAAGTCTACTGGATTGAACATcgctctccaggagcagggttctAGACCACTGGCAGGACAGGGAGGTGTAAATCTAAATGTTTAGGTCTCCTAACAACCATGATGTATTATAACCTCGTTTCTCACCTTCAGCTCAGGCAAAGTGAGAATTTTACTCATGGGTACACGAGAATGCACATTGAGGGTTTGCTGTCTGTCTCCTCTGTCCAAGAGTTCAGTGAATCTCTTATGTGCCCTTGAAACAGAGATACAGTCACGTCAACATTTCTCTCCAGTAGCAAAGATCTGATTTACTGGGTGGTGCTATAAAGTTCACTTATAAGTTCACTTCAGTAATTAGAGCAAGGCTCGTTAACAGACATACTTAAGAAACTCAACACAAGTAACGATGTAGCTGCATTGTTAGTTTTACTTACAGCAGAATTTCTTGCTTCGTGAGAAATGTGAGCTCCTGAAGACAGACAAACAATTCTTGGTAACATGAAAGCGAACACCTCCACAGTACAGTCAGAGACGAtggagagcacacacacacacaaaggcctTAGGTGTTCCACAAGTACCTTAACTACTCATAAGATACAGTGACAGTAAGTTAACCCAGCAGAGAAACAGTGTGCTCACCACAGAATCAAAAGCTAGATAAAAACATAGCTGGCTAAAGTTAATGCTGCTTATCTATGAAAATGTGAGGCTTTACCTGATACTCCGACAGCAGATCCTTCGGTAATTTACTAGCTGCTGTACCCATGGTGTTGTTCTTTACGGCGGATGTGTGATTTGTTGGAGGATGTCCGTACCAGTGGTCAGAAAGTGTCGATTACtgaactttatttttattatgaacTAACGAGAACTTCTCAGGCACGAGCTACACTTCCCCTTCCTGTTCGACGTGCTAGTTTCTATAGAAACGATTTGCATATTAGTGCGAAGTCCAGCAAAACACAAACTT contains:
- the dynlrb2 gene encoding dynein light chain roadblock-type 2 — protein: MAEVENTLKRIQAHKGVIGTIVVNAEGIPIRTTLDNSTTVQYAGLLHQLTMKARSTVRDIDPQNDLTFLRIRSKKHEIMVAPDKEYLLIVIQNPSE
- the rccd1 gene encoding RCC1 domain-containing protein 1 isoform X2 → MSWFGFGFNGFGQIVSRREGENDGDNSKVLNPAVVVSLCSCESKARLSPKIKRTGSAERSSRIAATWSRRAAIHTHGDRHVCISGFTNDSGKDEECRGLQGCEDAVISERYLILSFADRVECWSLTPTGKALAWSRVWDTPKKTGAAVTLPLVPGGYIAPKPPFYRPLSAELCAVSLALGTEHAVLLTASGTVYTWGSGSHGQLGQGSVVSEDEPRAVEALWGVPMKHVSAGGWHSTCISAGGDLYVWGWNESGQIGLPSKGLKDESRSGQSTGQDALELTMSKEDDNVFISIQAFPALVDVPEMSEISKALEISTHGDGVTMASWVMVQNAVQMSLKLWSTSQIMECLWKMLFVGCGTHLYGLVQRIVPPHNPEVQDSDSY
- the cib1 gene encoding calcium and integrin-binding protein 1 — protein: MGTAASKLPKDLLSEYQELTFLTKQEILLAHKRFTELLDRGDRQQTLNVHSRVPMSKILTLPELKSNPFRKRICNVFSTSDQKDGSLSFEDFLDLLSAFSDSATLEIKSHYAFRIFDFDDDGTLDSGDLEKLVNCLTGETEDTRLTSEEMKQLINNILEESDIDKDGTVNLSEFQHVISRSPDFVSSFKIVL
- the rccd1 gene encoding RCC1 domain-containing protein 1 isoform X1, giving the protein MSWFGFGFNGFGQIVSRREGENDGDNSKVLNPAVVVSLCSCESKARLSPKIKRTGSAERSSRIAATWSRRAAIHTHGDRHVCISGFTNDSGKDEECRGLQGCEDAVISERYLILSFADRVECWSLTPTGKALAWSRVWDTPKKTGAAVTLPLVPGGYIAPKPPFYRPLSAELCAVSLALGTEHAVLLTASGTVYTWGSGSHGQLGQGSVVSEDEPRAVEALWGVPMKHVSAGGWHSTCISAGGDLYVWGWNESGQIGLPSKGLKDESRSGQSTGQDALELTMSKEDDNVFISIQAFPALVDVPEMSEISKVSCGSRHTAAITSTGNLYTWGWGNYGQLGHGSKCSSDEPKIVEYFSNNGMFVEDVVCGLWNTFVWAGPKDCSPS